TGCGCGAACCGCATCCATCAAGAGCGCAAGGGGGGGGCTGATCCCGACCGGCGTGTTACTCATGGGAGTGACTGGCATGGACTCCCCACCCCGGCTTTGGCTGTATGGAGCCAGAGCCGGGGTCAGGTCGTGTTGTTTTCAGGCGTGCAAATCAGGGGTTTTGCACAACACTCGGCACATCAAAGCTGGCAGCCAATATTTCGTTGTTGGCAGAGGTGGACTGGGCTGCGGACATGGCGTTGAGGAATGTCCCCGTCAGCTCTTCCCAGGCATCGGTACCGATGGTGCTGTTGGTGAAGGAGATGGTCAGACGCTGAATACCGTTACCGGCCTGGAGGGTGATCTCTCCCTGGCCCAGCTGGCCACCAGCGATAGGATAGGCATTTTTCAGATCTTCGATGGAGCCCCAGCCGGTGAGACCGGTGTTTTGGTAATAGTTCAGGGCCGACTGGGTCCAGGGGTTGATAAACTGCTGGTAAGCCTTGATGGATTCACCCTTGCGCATGGTGGTGCGACCAACGGCAATGGCGGAGACGATGAGTCCGATAATAACGAAAACAATGGCCATTTCCACCAGGGAAAAGCCTGACTCCCGATTGGGCATTTGGCGCAATTTCTTGATCACAGGGGTCTCCTAGGGGTTCGCTCATTCGAATGATTGAATTGGTTGTCTTAGCACCGTTTCTTCAATGGGGTCAAGCCTATTCGTGGTGAGGGGAGGGGGAGAAAAGAATAGGCCTGGAAATGGATCGATGTAATGGATGTATAATGGCTTCTTTTGCGTTCTCCGGATCAGGACATTCAGGAGAGCATATCGATTCGCACCCATCTCCAGTCGATGGGGTCAAATGGCGGCAGGAATAAGGCGATGAGAGGGGCTTCAGTGATGGCAGGAAGCCCAAGACATGGCCAGGTCGTGACGCCCATGATGCGGACTGATATCACACCATGCTATTGGAGCTCCAGGGATCCATGACCAAGCTCACAGGCCGATTATTGACTTTTTGGGTGGCGCTGCCTCTGGCGATTTTATTGCCTATAGGAACCCACTCCATGCTCACCAGCCATCAACAGCTGGCCCAAGCCCGGGAAAAATTCACCAAGGCTGAGGCCAAACATGCCAAGCAACAGGAGCGCGCAGCCCAAACCCGTGCCTGGCAAAGGTATGCCGAAGAGGTCAACGGGTTTCTCAAGGAGGCGGACCAGGCGGGCATCGGTGAATCCCATTGGCGCCCCTTTGATGTCGATATCAAGCACCGTCCCCTCAACCAGGAGGAGCTGCCCGACTATTTCCAGCGGGCGAGCCATTCCGACAGTCACTATTTTCAACCCAAGCGCATGACCCTGACCGCCCTCACCGCCGAACACTTGCTCCCGGAAAAAATCCGTGAACGGCTGCTCATGGAAAGATTGGGCCAGCTGGATGGGCCGCCGCTCAAGCCCGGCCATCAGGTACTGCTCTCCCTGGAGGGGACCTATCTGGTCTTGCCCCAACCATGAAAAAAAGCCCGTCAGACGCCCTCGTCATCGAGATGGATGGACAGCCCTTCCACCTGCAGGGGCTTCAGCTTCAGGACATTCCGGAGCTGGCAAGCCTGAATCAGGACAAGTGGCTCCTCACCGATTTTCAAGGAGCTTCCCCGGTTTTCATGACCGTGGAAGCCCCGGCCCGTTTTGCCGAAATAGTCGCCCGCAAGCGACTCCAGGAGAGTGGGGAGGCAGAAGAAAATGTTCGGATTTTGACCCACTGGAAAAGGCCCCGGGGAAAATCCTCCACTGAAATTTTTTGCACCCCGGTCAAAGGGGAGCTGTTCGGAGCCTATGAGGATCGGGCTCTGGAGGATGACCATCATCACCTCTTTTTTTCCACCAATGCCCTGCTATATGCCGTTTTAAAGCACTATTCCCGGGAAAATCATACCGTCGCCGTTCTCTTCGAACATGGCCGCCATGTGGATATTCTGGTGGGGCGTTCCGGTCAGGTCTCCCACGCAACCCGGGTGTCGAGTTTTGCCGCCAGCTCCGAGGCCAAATCCACCCTCTCCGACTCCGTCGCCGCCGAACTGCTTCACCTCATGGGAGAACACCGCATCCGAGTGGATGAAATCATCCATTACGGCTGGCTTCACCAACGAGAGATCTCCGCAGAAGTTTCCACTGCTGACAATGGCCCTTCAGACCCCACCCAGTGGGTTCGGCAACTGGCCGAAGGGATGGGTACCGACTGCCAGGTTATTCCCATGGAGGTCCATGCTCTTTCCGGTGACGAGCGCCTGGAAACCTCTCTCACCAGCCTGCTTGCCCACCTGGATAGCGACCTTTCGGCATCGAGTTTCCTGGATCGATTTCGTTATCGTGCCCAACGGTGGATGCCTTGGGTCACCTTGATCACCCTTTTTGCGGTGGCGGGGCTCTTTTTTGTAGGCAGCATCTATCAGCGGCAGGCCGATGCCCTCAACCAGGAGAGTGCCCGTTTTTCCCAGGTATCAGCGGGCCTTAATCAGGCTGGCGTTCTCGATCCGGCCTTCAAGGAGCAGGTGGCCTTCGTTGAACGGCTACACCACTATCGTGACGTCCCCTCCCTGCAACAGATTTTGTTGGAGATTTCCCAATCCCGCAGTGGTCCGCTTTTTCTCGACCAGGTGGAGTTGGCCTACGACCCACAAGGCCAGGCCATCGTGGTGCTGACAGGTCGGATTGAGACACCCTTTATGGCTGCGAGCCAACATCTGGATCGCTTTCTTCATGCCCTGACCCAACATCCATTCAGCGTGATTGACAGCCGCCTCAATACCGACACCACCCACATCGGTTTTGCGGTTAAATTGCTTCGGGGGAAATCATGAAAAGCAAAGACAGGGGGATCGCCACCCTGGGATTTATCGCCGCATCAGCAGCCCTCTCCCTCCTCTATGGCTCTATCGGAGGCGGGGAACCGGATGCCGGGATTCCCCAGTTTACCTTCAAACCACCTCAGATGGGGCAGCTCAACACCACCGGCCCCCAGGTGGATGCCGATATTGTAAAAAGCATGGCTGCGATCAAACCCCACATGGAAGGACTGCGTGTTCCCCAAAGCCAGGCTGTGAAGGGGCATGGCCAGGTTGATTTGGAGATGATCGGTTTTGTAAGCACTGACAAAACAGCGCCAGTGGAAGAAAAAAACACGGCAGCCGAACCGAAGCCGGAAGCAGTCCCTCCAGCTGGTTTGGAAGGCTCAGGTGATTCGGGACAAGGGGATATATCTGCTCCAAGTGCAGGAGAGGAATAGTCTTGTATCGTTGATTGAAAAGAAAAGGCAAAACCGTGGGGGCTCGCCCCCACACCCCCAGGGGGATGTAAGGCAAGTTCAAAAGAAAGATCAAGGGCAAGATCAAGATCAAAGGCAAGGGCAAGATCAAAGGCAAGATCAAAAGAAAGACCGTGGGGGCTCGCCCC
The genomic region above belongs to Magnetococcales bacterium and contains:
- a CDS encoding prepilin-type N-terminal cleavage/methylation domain-containing protein produces the protein MIKKLRQMPNRESGFSLVEMAIVFVIIGLIVSAIAVGRTTMRKGESIKAYQQFINPWTQSALNYYQNTGLTGWGSIEDLKNAYPIAGGQLGQGEITLQAGNGIQRLTISFTNSTIGTDAWEELTGTFLNAMSAAQSTSANNEILAASFDVPSVVQNP